In the genome of Cupriavidus taiwanensis, one region contains:
- a CDS encoding thioredoxin family protein, translating into MPMTQHYAATEPTRTEVDTLSGATVLEFGAPWCGYCQRAQPALAEAFSVHPDLRHLKIEDGSGRPLGRSFRIKLWPTLVFLRDGQEVARLVRPTEAEPIREAMRRIA; encoded by the coding sequence ATGCCGATGACTCAACACTATGCCGCCACCGAGCCGACCCGCACCGAAGTGGACACGCTGTCCGGCGCCACCGTGCTGGAGTTCGGCGCGCCGTGGTGCGGCTATTGCCAGCGGGCCCAGCCGGCGCTGGCCGAGGCCTTTTCCGTGCATCCGGACCTGCGCCACCTGAAGATCGAAGACGGCAGCGGACGGCCGCTGGGCCGGTCGTTCCGCATCAAGCTGTGGCCGACGCTGGTGTTCCTGCGCGACGGCCAGGAAGTGGCCAGGCTGGTCCGCCCGACCGAGGCCGAGCCGATTCGCGAGGCGATGCGCCGCATTGCCTGA